A stretch of the Deferrivibrio essentukiensis genome encodes the following:
- the pglX gene encoding BREX-1 system adenine-specific DNA-methyltransferase PglX: MPTFIRLTYYNSSEEKEKGFFEPKNRYVAKQEDFEKIPGNPIAYWISNRIKKIFEKSEKLKNLSVLKSGKSTNGKNEEFFRYWFECNFNNIFFHATKYGENYIENFIPLNKGGSFRKWYGNNEYVTNKKFAYNDSFLFKKGLTWSDVTSGKFSARLKQHGIVSNNVGKMLYVIKETQENSILGLLNTNIINELLKIIIPTMHFDVGYVSELPVIFPKEESEKQIIDKLTQECIDISKEDWDSRETSWDFRTNELVRIMNYEFLMLNESKKNNSKSKIQNLTLETIYNRYCDYWKEKFFKLHSNEEELNRLFIEIYELQDELTPDVPLEDITILKQETKIVDGKLIFNTDEIVKQFISYAVGCMFGRYSLDHEGLHIADIEVSIEEANSKFNIQHSTFTIDDDNIIPAFEFDFFEDDIFKRFKEFLKITFSEETLYENLSFIANALGKKSNESDEDVIRRYFHKEFYSDHVSRYNKRPIYWMFSSNPKGAGAFNVLIYMHRYYPGIVAKIRTDYLHPYMEKLESEKNRLQQSIDNNVLSGQTLKKAQNTIDKIEKYLIELREYDVRLKHYADKMIKIDLDDGVKVNYCKFQDILVVFDNKLCK, from the coding sequence ATGCCTACATTTATCAGATTGACATATTACAACAGCAGTGAAGAAAAAGAGAAAGGTTTTTTTGAACCTAAAAATAGGTATGTGGCAAAACAGGAAGATTTTGAGAAGATTCCAGGGAATCCTATTGCATATTGGATAAGTAATAGGATTAAAAAGATTTTTGAGAAAAGTGAAAAATTAAAAAATTTATCTGTTTTAAAAAGTGGAAAATCTACTAATGGTAAAAATGAAGAATTTTTCAGATATTGGTTTGAATGTAATTTTAATAATATTTTTTTTCATGCAACCAAATATGGTGAAAATTATATTGAAAACTTTATTCCATTAAATAAAGGTGGATCTTTTAGAAAATGGTATGGAAACAATGAATATGTAACAAATAAAAAATTTGCTTATAATGATTCTTTTCTATTTAAAAAAGGATTGACTTGGAGTGATGTAACATCAGGTAAATTTAGTGCAAGATTAAAACAACATGGGATTGTTTCTAATAATGTTGGAAAGATGTTATATGTTATTAAAGAAACACAAGAGAATAGCATATTAGGATTATTAAACACAAACATTATTAATGAATTATTAAAAATAATCATACCTACAATGCATTTCGATGTAGGATATGTATCAGAACTTCCAGTCATATTTCCAAAAGAAGAATCAGAAAAACAAATTATCGATAAATTAACCCAAGAATGCATAGACATCTCAAAAGAAGATTGGGACAGCAGAGAAACATCTTGGGACTTCCGAACCAATGAGTTGGTTCGAATTATGAATTATGAATTTTTAATGTTGAATGAAAGCAAGAAAAATAATTCAAAATCCAAGATTCAAAATTTAACATTAGAAACGATTTATAATCGTTATTGCGATTATTGGAAAGAAAAGTTTTTTAAACTTCATTCAAATGAAGAAGAGTTAAATAGACTATTTATAGAAATATATGAGCTTCAAGATGAGCTTACTCCGGATGTGCCCCTTGAAGATATTACAATTTTAAAGCAAGAAACAAAGATTGTAGATGGAAAGCTTATCTTTAACACTGATGAAATTGTTAAACAGTTTATCTCTTATGCTGTTGGCTGTATGTTTGGTAGATATTCACTGGATCACGAAGGTTTACATATCGCCGATATCGAAGTAAGCATAGAAGAAGCAAATTCAAAATTCAACATTCAACATTCAACATTTACTATAGATGATGATAACATTATACCTGCATTTGAATTTGATTTTTTTGAAGATGATATTTTTAAAAGATTTAAAGAGTTTTTAAAGATTACTTTTTCAGAAGAAACATTATATGAAAATCTATCATTTATAGCAAATGCACTTGGTAAAAAATCAAATGAATCAGATGAAGATGTTATTAGAAGATATTTCCATAAAGAATTTTATAGTGATCATGTGAGTAGGTATAATAAAAGACCTATTTACTGGATGTTTAGCTCCAATCCAAAGGGTGCCGGTGCTTTTAATGTATTAATTTATATGCATAGATATTATCCTGGTATTGTTGCTAAAATAAGGACAGATTATCTTCACCCTTACATGGAAAAACTTGAATCAGAGAAAAATAGACTTCAGCAATCAATCGATAACAATGTATTAAGCGGGCAAACATTAAAAAAAGCACAAAATACGATAGATAAGATAGAAAAATATTTAATTGAGCTAAGAGAATACGATGTAAGACTAAAACATTATGCAGACAAGATGATAAAAATTGACTTGGATGATGGTGTAAAAGTAAACTATTGTAAATTTCAAGATATATTAGTTGTGTTTGATAATAAATTATGCAAGTAA